A stretch of Alligator mississippiensis isolate rAllMis1 chromosome 14, rAllMis1, whole genome shotgun sequence DNA encodes these proteins:
- the LOC102575527 gene encoding C-C motif chemokine 3 codes for MKVTVAALATLLLTACCSQIQAQLDGVTTPTSCCFTYTKKIPRALVTSYKATSSKCSQPAVIFTTKKGREVCADPNEKWVQDYMKHLKKN; via the exons ATGAAAGTCACTGTGGCTGCCCTTGCCACTCttctcctcactgcctgctgctcccaaatCCAGGCTCAACTTG aTGGCGTCACCACTCCAACCTCCTGCTGCTTCACTTATACCAAAAAGATCCCACGGGCCCTTGTGACTTCCTACAAGGCCACCAGTAGCAagtgctcccagccagctgtgaT CTTCACCACTAAGAAAGGCCGGGAAGTCTGTGCTGACCCCAATGAAAAATGGGTCCAGGACTACATGAAACATCTCAAGAAAAACTGA
- the LOC102575294 gene encoding C-C motif chemokine 4 — protein sequence MKAAVAALTVLLLASCCSYIQAQYGPNTPTLCCFSYASKKIPQVHLLSYKVPSSMCSQPAVIFTTKRGREICADPKAQWVQDYMKDLKQN from the exons ATGAAGGCTGCTGTGGCTGCCCTCACTGTGCTCCTCcttgcttcctgctgctcctACATCCAGGCTCAGT ATGGACCTAACACTCCAACCCTCTGCTGCTTCTCTTATGCATCCAAGAAGATCCCACAGGTCCATTTACTTTCCTACAAGGTCCCTAGCAGCATgtgctcccagccagcagtgaT CTTCACCACTAAGAGAGGCCGGGAAATCTGTGCCGATCCCAAAGCACAATGGGTCCAGGACTACATGAAAGACCTAAAGCAAAACTGA